A segment of the Sphingobacterium oryzagri genome:
AGGAATTGCATAGTATGGCTCTAATATCATGGCGCCAAATAAATTAACGCGCAACGAAACCCCGACGCTCATGAGCGGTGTGCGGATCCGGTCGTTATATACCCCTACATAATACGTATTGACAACTTCACCAGCATTATTACGCTGATCGATGCGCTCACGTGTCAAAATATCGTTGATGGTCCGCGAACCCTGAATCTGCGAATCAGAACGCCACGCCAAACCAAAATCAAAAAACAAGTTTAGATCGGTCAACAAAAAGCTGGACTCAATAGCGGCTAACTTTTCAGGCCCCGTAAATGGTAAACGCAATTCTACGTTGCCCACAACTGTTTTCGTACCCGATGCATTGTTAAAATCTGCAATCGTAGTCGAACCAACCGGCGTTGCCGACGTTTCGGAATCAAAAATATACTGCCGTACATCTAAGCCGTTTTCAAATCCGCGCACCAAATACGGATAGGCAACATACAATTGATACAGGCTATTTTGATCTCTCCCGCCCCGAATATAAGAATAAGCACGAAAGGCCAATGTAACCGGCTTCAATCGAAAATACCGACGTAAATCCAGGTTATAAGCCGTCAGACTGAAATCACCGAAAAACTGCTCCGCTCCCAAACGATAGCGAAAACCTTCCAGCGGCGCTGTCAATCCAAAAACAGATTTATCACCGACCAAACTAGCGTTTAACTGCTGCAAAACAAAAGAATTGAAATTTGCACCAAACAACTGTGCAGCTTCCGCATTAGGCACCCGATCACGACGGGTAAAAAGGCCGAAGTAATTTTGGCTACTGCGATCAATACGGTAACTGTAGCGTGCCAATGCAGCGCCCATTTCTACCCGATGATGCCGATTAAACGGATAAGCAACAAACGCTTCTGCTTGCTGTTGAAAGGTTCGGATAAAATAGGTATCCAGCACACGTTGCTCTACGCCAGAATTATCAATATCGCGCATGGAATACATATTAAAACCCGACATGTAAGGAATATGCGATATCGCGCCCCCCCAATTCCAGCGACTACGCTGATTGATGTAAGCGATCTGTCCACCAAAATCGTAGATATCACCATTGACATTCAACGTAGAATAAATTTGGTTGTATCCTAAGATATCGGAGAAAATACCGAAAAGTCCACCAGCCATACCCGCACCATAACGCGAACCCACCGTCATCCCGACACCCGAATTTGCCAAATAATCCAGTTTAAATTTCGAGCGATATGGCACCTGCTGAATTTGAGAGGTATCGATCCGCGCGTACAAATTAAAATTTTGCAAGTTGGTGTTTACGATATTCACGCCCCGGTTAACGTGCGGCGGCAACATCGCCGCATCAAAATTAACTTCCTGCGCATGAACAGCCTGTGGGCTAAACTCCGACACATTGGCCTTGTAAATATTATATTGATTGCCTTTAAAATACGAATACACCACATCGTCATCCGATGAGATGCTAATCGCCGGCGAGTATTCGGTAATACCACTAATACCCGTAAAATAATCAGTCATTTGCTCCACAACCTGTGTCTGCAACCTATATCGAAACATATTGCGATAACCATCTGCATTCGACAGAAAGTAAATCTGCTCACCATCGTTAGAAAAATTGGGGTTGAGGTTGTTTGCTCCTGCAAACACAGGAATATTTTGAACTTCACACGTTGCCACATCCAGTAAAGCCAAATTCATCGGAATATCGACTGCCCGGGCATCGGCCTCGTAGGCTACACGATCGGTACTAAATACAATAGAGCGGCCATCTGGCGAGAAGTTAGGCTGGAAATCAGAATATTTATCGTTGGTTAACTGTTTCAGCTCCTTAGTTTTCAAATTGTAGGTATAAATATCGCTCTGCCCTTCCTTTAACCCTGAAAAGGCCACACGCTCGCCGTCCGGCGAAAAACTAATATTTGTAAACTCCACAATATCTCCCATCGCCTCCAAAGCCAGTGTTTTGCCAGTCTGCACATCCACCACCATCAGTTTATTTTTACCCGCACTGAACACGCTAAAGGCAAATTGTTTGCTATCCGCAGAAAAGTCGCCGGCAGACTCTAAATAACTAAACTCATCAATATCTTTACTGGTCATACGGCTGCCAAGCTTCCGAAGTATGGCGCCGGTTTTCGCATCAGCGAGAAACAGATCAATACCAAATAAATCTTTTTCAGACATGAAAGCCAAAAAGCGACCATCCGGCGAGATCGCTGGCGCTACGTTCATCCGACCACCGTTAAACGCGGTAACCAACGGCTGTCCTACCGGACGCGAAATGGTATCTTTCGCTAAACTTTTAAATGAATTTTCCATCGCGCTACGCCAACGCGTAGACATCGTTTGCGCATCGTAACCAAAAACGCGCTTCATGGCTATCTCATAGCCATATTTGGCTGTTTCCAAAAACATAGGCATAATAACCGTATCACCATAGGTGGCGCCAATGTAAGCCAAAAATGCCTGTCCGTATCGATATGGAAAATATTGATGAGATTGCTCGGTCAGCTGCTTTAACGAGGGAATATCGTTTCGGGCATAAGCATCACGCATCCACATCGCTGTAAAGGCATCTTTTTTTCCAATCGAAAAATATTCAGCCATCCCTTCTACCATCCAGAGCGGGATATTGGCTACACTTTCCAGCCGCGTGCTGTCGCGCCCCTCCATCAATACCCGATATTGAAACGCGTGTACCATCTCGTGTCCTAACACATGTCGTGTTTGTTGGTTAATTTGCATGAGCGGCATCACGACCCGCTGCTTGAACGCTTCCGTCACACCGCCGGTTCCTACAGATATTTCGCCCGATATCGCGGTGGTTTGCTGAAATTCCGGGTGGTTGTTATAGATAATGATCGGGTTTTTCCGCAAAAAAGTATCTTGAAATACTTGCTGATGCATACCATACCAAACTTCGGCTTCTTTGGCCAGCCAGGTATTGACACTATCATTTTTCAGGTAACTGTATAGCTCAAAATGCGGTGTTTCTTTCACCTCAAACTTAAGTTTCTTGTACCGCATTTTATTTTGCCCGAAATATTGTGCTTGCGAGCACACAGGCAGTAACATAGCGAGTAAGAGCAGACCGAAAAAGGGGCGTATGCGCTTAGCTAAACAGCGCGCGAACCTGATATTCATAAATAAATGTTAATAATTAACAACAGCATGAAAATTACACTACGATTCGTTTTCATTTAGTCCGGGCAACTCGGTCACTTCGCCTTCTGTCAACGGCTCCAGTTCCAACCCTTCATCAAAGACTGCTGTGCTATCCACCGGTGCCGGTATAACGATGCGCGGACTTGGGCAATTGTACTTTTTAGTAATCTCCACCTTCGCTTTTGGATATTCACCAAACGTAACGCCCAGTTCCGGATGTTTATATAATTCTTCCATAAAACGAGCGTAAATCGGTAACGCTGTTTTAGATCCCTCACCCGTTTGCGAATTTTTAAAATGCACGCTTTGCTCATCACAACCAACCCATACACCGGCAACTAAATCTTTGGTTAATCCCATATACCAGCCGTCTACGTAATCTGATGAAGTACCCGTCTTTCCACCGATTTGATTATTTTGCTGAAACAAATCCCATTCCCATAACGCTTGCGAGGTGCCTCCTGGTTCTTCGATCGTACCGCGCAACATATAAGTCATCAACCAGGCGTCTTGCGGATCAACAACCTGCTTTTGCTGCGTCTCGAAAGAAGCAAGCAACTTGCCATCACTATTGTATATCTTAGAAACCAACACCGGCGTAAGTCGCTTACCTTCGTTCATAAACGTTGCATAAGCATTGACCATTTCAAACACCGATACGTCATTAGAACCTAAGCCTACAGAAGGCACAGACTCCAAATGACTATTGATGCCACAGCGGTGAGCCGTTTCGACAATTTTATCCCAACCTACATCCCGCGTTATCTGCGCGGTAATGGTGTTTAGCGAACGCGCCATTGCCCAACGAAGTGACATGTTGCGATGCGAAAAACTCCAATCGGCATTTTTAGGCTCCCAAACTTCCTTTTCTCCTTTTTTATTTACAAAATCCAGCCGCACGGGTTTGTCTTCATACGTATCGCAAGGTGCCATACCACTTTCTAAAGCGGTGAGGTACACAAAAGGCTTGAAAGTAGAACCCGCCTGCCGTTTTGCTTGATTGACATGATCAAACTTGTAGTATTGGTGATTAATTCCGCCGACCCATACCTTTATTTTACCATCATATGGATCCATCGCCATCATTCCCGTGTTTAACATCGTGATATAATGTTTTAACGAATCCATAGTCGACATCTCCACTTCCTCTTCACCATCCCAGGTAAATATTTTCATTTTTTTAGGCTGGTTCAACAGCTCAAAAACGGTTGTCTCGTTTTTGTATTTTTCCATCAGCGCCGCATAGGCAGGTAGCTTGCGCGCTCTATCTTCTAAGAAATTAGGCAAAACATTGCCGCTTTTATCGCGCCAAGGCAGTTCGTTGCGCCAGGTATTGTCCAAGCGGCGCTGCAAATCCTTCATTTGATCGGCCACCACCTCTTCCGCTAGCCGTTGCATACGCGAATCGATGGTCGTGTAAATCTTCAAACCTGCGGTATAAATGTCTACATCTTGCTCTTCGCTCCATTTCTCTAACCATTTCTCTACAGCAGCACGGAGGTAAGAATCGTTATTGCTGCGCGCCTCTTGGTTATTTAAATTGAGGTTTAGCGGTTGTTTCGAGTAGTTTTCGTATTGACCTTGACTAAGATAACCTTCCTTTTGCATCTGGCTTAGCACCACATTACGGCGGGCCAGCGATGTTTTAGGATTACGAATCGGATTGTATAAGGTTGTGCCTTTCAACATACCGACGAGCACCGCGGCTTCTGTGGCCGATAAATCCTTCGGGTGTTTATTAAAATAGCGTATCGCAGCCGACTTAATTCCGTAAGCGTTGTTACTAAACGAAACGGTATTCAAGTACATGGTGACAATCTCGTTTTTCGCATATTTACTTTCCAGCTTATAGGCCGTCATCCACTCTTTAAACTTCGTGACACCTAGACGAACGACCGGTATTTTACCTAATAAACCTTGCGACTGGTTGTAGCGCGTTCGGTACAGGTTCTTGGCCAATTGCTGGGTAATGGTACTGGCTCCACGCCGATCGCCTTTTATGGTAGAAACTGCCGCAGAAAAAAGACCAATATAATCTACACCATGATGCTTGTAAAAACGTACATCCTCGGTGGCAATCAAGGCCTGTAAAATATTTTTGGAGATACTATCGTAAGCTACTGGATCGCGGTCTTCCTGAAAATATCGACCGATCAATACCGAATCCGCGGTATAAAGTTCTGAAGAAACATTTAATGTGGGCATAAAAATATCCCGCTTTGTGGGCGAGTAACCGAAGAGCCACAGGAAGTTAAGTTGAATCGCGCAAACAAGCATAATAAAGCTATATACGGCAATTAAAAAAAAGCGCAGAAATTTGTTTTTAACCCTTCTAAACATACGGTAAAGATGAAAATTGTTTTTCGAAAAAAAGGTATACGGAGCAAAAAATCAGAAAGGCTATTCTGAAATTAACGAATTTTAACATTTAATGGCATGATGCTTAAATAGGATAGCGTACACATTCTAACAAAAATTGTACCTAAACCAACAATAGCACCCATCATTTTGTAATGTTATGAAATATTTACGTATTTTTACGTCTGATAAGAAGCAGCACAGATGTTAAAACAAACACTACAGCAAAAGTTATTACAAAAACTTTCGCCTCAACAAATACAATTCATCAAGTTATTGCAGGTTCCTACCGTTTCTTTAGATGCGCGTATTAAAGAAGAATTGGAAGAGAATCCAGCTTTAGAAGACGGCAGCTTAACGAATATGACGGATCCTGTGGAGGAATACCCCGATCGGGACCCGGATGAAAGCTATGAAAGTGAGACGTCTGAATTTGATGAGGAATTTAGTGTAGACGAATATATACAGGAGGATGACTACAATGATTACGGTGGTAGCTACGGCGGCGACGATGATGACGATCGCAAGGAGATACCCATCGCTATCCAAGATTCCTTTTTTGAAACATTGCAAAACCAACTGGATTTATTAGCCCTGTCTAACCAGGATTATTTAATCGGTCAGCAAATCATTGGCAGTTTGGATGATGATGGTTATTTACGCAGACCTACCCTTTCGCTCATTGATGATTTAGCCTTCTCGCAAAATGTGATCGTTAACGAACCTGAAGTAGAATCGATCTTGCGTATTATCCAGGATTTTGAACCGGCGGGTATCGGTGCGCGCGATTTGCAGGAGTGCTTACTTATACAATTGCGTAAGAAAGACAGCAATAATCCTATTGTTTTACAAGCGATTAAAGTAGTCGAAAATTTTCTCGAGGAATTTACGAAAAAGCACTACGACAAAATCGAGAAGCAACTGGGTGTTAGCTCGGAGGAACTTCGCGATATTATCAACGAAATCTTAAAACTGAATCCTAAACCAGGCGATTCTGGTGCCGCAGCGGGCAAGCAACTGCATATTATTCCAGATTTTCACATCAGTAATAACGATGGCACCTTACACCTGACTTTAAACGGTCGAAATGCGCCTGAATTACGGGTTTCGCGCTCTTACCAGGAAATGTTTGAGCATTATGAGAAAGCCGAGAAAAACGATAAAAAAATGAAGGAGGCGGTTCAGTTTGTCAAGCAAAAGCTGGATTCTGCAAAATGGTTTATCGATGCGATCAAGCAGCGCCAACAAACGCTGTTAAAGACCATGAATGCCATTATGGAGTACCAATACGAGTATTTCCTTACGGGTGATGAACGTTTGCTTAAGCCGATGATTCTGAAAGATATTGCCGATCGTATTGAAATGGATATTTCAACCGTATCGCGTGTAGCCAACTCCAAATATGTGCAAACAGAATTTGGTACTTTTTTACTGAAATCATTCTTCTCTGAAGCAATTCAGACAGATTCTGGTGAGGAAGTATCTAATAAAGAGGTCAAGAAAATCCTGGAAGAGTGCATTGCCAACGAAGATAAGCGCAAGCCGCTGGCCGACGAAAAATTGACCGAGATACTCAAAGATAAAGGTTATACGATAGCCCGACGAACGGTAGCAAAATACCGCGAGGCCATGAATATACCGGTCGCACGATTAAGGAAGGAGCTATAAGCTCCTTTTTTTGTTTGGCAGAACGTTTGGAAGGCATGTTTTCATTGCTCTCTTAAAAGCACGATTTATTTTTGTTATCGCATAAGATGCCGATAAGAAGTTGCGAATATTAAAACAAACGGAGCTGCGGGTTATTGAGCCTTTCAAGATCGGCATCGTAAAAATTAGACAAGGTGACGCCCAGCAGCCGCACGCGTTTTTCTTCGGTATCGACCTTGCTAAAGAGCTCCAACACCAAGGCCAAGATATCATCGGCCGTACTGATGTAAAAATTGGCCGTCTTGCTGCGGGTAATTTGGCTGAAGTCTGAAAATTTAATCTTAATCGTCACGGTACGCCCTTCTTTTGATTTGCCGGAGAGCCGCTTTTCCAGCTTGTCACAGAGTTCGGTAAATTCGGTAACCATCTCTTTGCGCTCGCGCATATCGGTTTCAAAGGTATCTTCAATACCTACCGATTTTGAAATACGATTGGGCTTTACCGATCGGTTATCTTCGCCACGCACCATATGATAAAAAAACTTGCCCGATTTACCAAACTTCCGGATGAGCTCATGCTCGCTAAACTGCTTTAAATCAAGACCCGTATGAATACCGTAACCCTTCATCTTTTGAGCAGTCACCTTTCCGACGCCAAAAAATTTTTCAATAGGCAACTGCTCGAGAAAAGAAATAATTTTGGACGGGCCTATAAACGTCAATCCATCTGGTTTCTGATAATCGGAGGCAATCTTGGCGATAAACTTATTCGTTGATACGCCCGCAGAAGCCGTCAAGCCTAATTCTTCGCGTATCGCCAACTTAATCGCTTTGGCTATCTCAATGGCCGATCCGATACCTAACTTATCTTGCGTGACGTCTAAATACGCCTCATCTAAAGATAGCGGTTCGATCAAATCGGTGTAGCGATGGAAAATAGCCCTGATCTTTGTCGACACTTCTTTGTAAACGTCGAATCGCGGCCTGGTAAAGATTAACTGCGGACACAATTGCATGGCGATGCGCGAGGACATAGCCGAGCGCACGCCGTATTTTCGCGCCTCGTAGCTGGCTGTAGCCACCACTCCCCGACCATCTGGTGAACCGCCAACAGCTAAAGCTTTTCCGCGCAAAGCCGGAAAATCCCGCTGTTCGACCGACGCATAAAACGCATCCATGTCTACATGAATTATTTTTCGCTTACTCTCGCTCACGCTCTTTTTTATTTCGATAGGCAAATATACGTAATAGCACAGTTTCGCCGGATAGTCTCCACCATTCCGTTATGTTAGCAGCCTACGATTCGTCGCGATAAGCAAGCGATTAGCCATCGTGGCTGCTTTGACTCAATCAGTCGACTGCTGCTGGCGCGTATACCATCGCTATGCCAAGGCTAAATTTACCAAAATTTGGACGGATGCCAACAGCAACCTCCTTAAGAATTAGCAGAAATCTAAGCAGCCATTAAGTTATTTTTATTGAATAATACTATCTTTGCCAAATACAGCATTTAGGCGAGTATTTTCATTTTTATGCAACCTCTAACGATCAAAACTGGGCTACGCTGCCTAATAACGGGCATTATTGCCTTATGCTTGACCAGTACTTTACACGCACAAGAGCGTGATGACCGCGCTACCATATTAAATTTCAAAGGTATTCAGTATATGAGCAAAGATTCGCTGTTTTACACGAACTTTCGATTTCGTATGCAAAACCGAGCGGGCTTTAGTAATAAACTTGATCGGGAAGAAAACGGCACCTTTGATGCACGTATACGACGCCTACGGATGCGTATTGATGGCTACATCTATACCCCCAAAGTTTCTTATTCCATTCAATTGGCCTTTACGCGTTCCGATCAAGACTTCGATGATACGGGCGTAGCCAATATTGTTCGTGATGCCGTAGTTTTTTACAATTTCACGGACGATTTCTATATTTCCTTTGGCCAAAATAAGCTTCCGGGAAACAGGCAACGGGTCAATTCTTCCGGACAGTTGCAGTTTGCCGACCGATCGCTGGTTAACGGACATTTTACACTGGATCGTGACTTTGGCCTATCGTTAAATCTCAGTAAAAAGCTGGGTGAAATGCCGATCAATGCCAAAGCTGCCATTTCTACCGGCGAAGGCCGCGTAGCCAGCGGAACCGACGACGGACTGGCGTACACCGGGCGAGTTGAATTTTTGCCTTTGGGCGACTTTACCAATGATGGCGACTATTCGGAAGGTGATATTGAACGAGAAAAAACGCCCAAATTATCTATTGGCGGCGGCTACAGTTACAATGATCGCACTACCCGTGAGGGCGGACAGCTCGGTCGCTACGTTCAAAATCCATTTACGCTGAAAACAGCTTTTGCCGATGCTATTTTTAAATTTCAAGGCTTTGCTTATCAAGTAGAATATATGCGTCGCGATGTGGACAACCCGCTAAATATTGTTGATGACCGCTTAAACCAATTGGATGGCCCTGAACAAGAAGAAACCTACGCTTATAAAGGATGGGGTGTAAACCAACAGACTTCTTACTTACTGAATAAAGGTTATGAGGTTGCGGCGCGGTATACTTACGTCAATCCGCATCAGCAAATACGCGCATTTGAAGAGAAAACCGAAGTGATTGAACTTGGTTTAACCAAATATGTAAAAGCACATCGCTTGAAATTGCAAGTCAATGCTAACTACACGTTTACAAATGGCGATCTAAAGAACAACTTCCAGGGAAGTTTATGGGGTGGCATGCTGCAAGTAGAGCTGGGCATCTAAACGAGCGCGATAGTTTCTCCATACGACGCGCGTACCAAATCAGGCACCCCCCCGGCTTTTCTTTTGGTCTCACTGACCAAATTTTGGCAGAAAATCATAAATTCATTTTATGGAGTTTCTGCTTTTTTACATCATTTAAGTGATAATAGCGTATATTTAACATCTTGACTTTTTTTGTATGGACTACTACCTTATCGCTGGCGAAACATCGGGAGACTTACATGGTGCTAATCTTATTAAAGCACTGAAAAATGAAGATAACGATGCCCATTTTCGTATTGTTGGTGGAGATTTAATGGCTGCGGCATCGGGCGAAACACCGTTGATACATTGTGCCGACATGGCCTTTATGGGCTTCGTGGAAGTGATTAAAAACCTTGGTACGATCAAAAAGAACTTAAGCATCGTGAAGCGTGATCTCCAGCAGCATCGTCCAGATACGTTGATATTAATCGATTTTCCGGGATTTAATCTTAAAATAGCCGCATTTGCCAAGAAACTTGGTATAAAGGTTTGCTACTATATTTCGCCGAAAATATGGGCATGGAATCAAGGACGTGTACACAAAATCAAAAAAGTTGTCGATCACATGTTTTGTATCTTGCCTTTCGAGGTGGATTTTTATAAAAAATATCAATACAACGTGGATTATATCGGTAATCCGTTATTGGATGCGATTGAAGCGTACCAATTTAACCCCAACTTTGTGTCCGACAACGCGCTAATTGAGCGCCCCATCATCGCTTTATTGCCCGGCAGTAGAAAGATGGAAATTGAGATGTTACTGCCCGAAATGGTTGACTTGTATTACCTGTTTCCAGCACATCAGTTTGTGATTGCGGGCGCGCCTAACTTTGACGAAGCCTATTACAAGCGCTATATCGGCGATCTACCCATCAAAGTCGTCTTTGATCAAACCTATGATTTGTTAAAAAATGCGGTAGCGGCGGTGGTTACCAGCGGCACAGCAACACTGGAAGCGGGCATTTTACAAGTACCGCAAGTGGTGGTATACCGCGCCAACAAATTAACGGTTTGGATAGCGCGCCTGGTCATTAAAGTGCGCTTCATATCATTAGTCAATCTCATCAATGATTTCTTGTCGGTACGCGAACTTATACAGGAAGATTGCCATACCCGCAGCATAGCAGACGAGCTTGACGAACTGATCAATAAACCTGAACATCGGGCAAGTGTGCTAGAGAATTACGCGTTGTTAAATAAAAAACTGGGGACAGCCGGTGCGTCTGAAAAAGCAGCAAAATTAATTGTGCAATATCTTACGGCCTAATCGGTTAAACTTTTAACTACATTTCTACTCTAAACAATAGGACTAAAACTTTAAATGCCATGAGGTTACTAAAAATATTGCCTATTATGTTGTTGTTAAGCGTTCTTACCGCTTACGGACAGGTGGAAGAACAGCATATAACGAAGCTGATTGTCGGGAAGAAAGATAAAAAGACATTCAATAGCCGAGATTCATCAGCCGTCATTTACATCGATACGTTGATCATGAAAGATCGCAGCTCCCTGCAGTTTTACGCAAAAAAAGATGTCAAATTGGTTGTTAAGCATGCCGAGATCGGAAAACGCGTGTTTATTAGTGGTGTTGGCGCGAAGAACAATGCTTCTAATTTTGACATTGCCATCAACCTGCAAAAATTAGGCTCGTTGTACGTTATCGCAAGTGGCCTAGATGCTATGAATGGCACCCGAACTTATGATAATGGCGACGGTGGCAACGTTGATTTACGTTACAGTGCGCAGGGAATAACACCACAATCAACTGATAAAAAAGCAGCCAACTACTTGCATATCGATGTTTCGGCGGGTGGTCGTCGTCTCAATCCGAATACAGACTTGAACCAAATTTATTCACAAATAGCGCTTTCTGCTCCTGGTCTGCGCGGCGTGCCACAAGGACAAATTTATTCTGGCTCTCCCGGAATAGAAGGAAAAGCAACTGTAACAAAAAGCGAAAATTAATTATCTCTTAGTCTACCAAAACACATGAAGCCACTCGTTTTCTCCTTATTTTTCATTAGCTGTCTTTTGACTGTCGTTAGCGCGCAAGAAGTAAAGCCCTTAACCACAAAACAGAACGTCAGTTTTCGCGGTTTGGCGGTTTTTGAAAACGAGTGTATTTGGGTAAGTGGATCTAAAGGCACCGTAGGAAAATCGTTGGATGCTGGCGCTACCTGGGATTGGGTATCGCCAAAAGGATATGAAAACGTTGACTTTCGAGATGTAGAAGCTTTTTCCAAAAAGGAAGCTATAGTGGTCTCGGCAGGTAGCCCAGCGTTAATCTTGCGCACAACCGATGGCGGCATAAGCTGGAAAAAAGTATACGAAGATAATAGGCCGGAGATATTTTTGGATGGCATGGACTTTCAAGGTAAAGAAGGATTTGTTGTAGGCGACCCTATTGATGGTGTTTTCCAGCTATTGCAGTCGAAGGATAAAGGAAAGACCTGGAAAGATGTTTCTAATTTTATGTATTTGATCGCCGACTCGGCCGAAGCCGCTTTTGCAGCCAGCGGCACATCCATCCAATACCTGCGTAACGATGTGTGGGTCGGCACTGGAGGACTCTCGTCTAATATCTTTAAAAGGAATGAGAAAGCTTTGACCATGGACAAATACCCCTGTCCTATTTTACAGGGTGAAGCAAGCCAAGGGATTTTTTCCATCGATTTTTGGAACGAGCAAAACGGAATTGCTGTGGGCGGAGATTATATGCGCGATACCATTAGTCAAAACACGATAATGTTAACGTACGATGGCGGTAACAATTGGACGTCTGTTTCTTCGGCTAGTGGATTTAAA
Coding sequences within it:
- a CDS encoding WD40/YVTN/BNR-like repeat-containing protein, yielding MKPLVFSLFFISCLLTVVSAQEVKPLTTKQNVSFRGLAVFENECIWVSGSKGTVGKSLDAGATWDWVSPKGYENVDFRDVEAFSKKEAIVVSAGSPALILRTTDGGISWKKVYEDNRPEIFLDGMDFQGKEGFVVGDPIDGVFQLLQSKDKGKTWKDVSNFMYLIADSAEAAFAASGTSIQYLRNDVWVGTGGLSSNIFKRNEKALTMDKYPCPILQGEASQGIFSIDFWNEQNGIAVGGDYMRDTISQNTIMLTYDGGNNWTSVSSASGFKSAVKYVSNDLIFATGTAGTDLSTDAGKHWKNVSKESFNSLAISKDSRAIYLAGSSGNIAKIEL
- the lpxB gene encoding lipid-A-disaccharide synthase — encoded protein: MDYYLIAGETSGDLHGANLIKALKNEDNDAHFRIVGGDLMAAASGETPLIHCADMAFMGFVEVIKNLGTIKKNLSIVKRDLQQHRPDTLILIDFPGFNLKIAAFAKKLGIKVCYYISPKIWAWNQGRVHKIKKVVDHMFCILPFEVDFYKKYQYNVDYIGNPLLDAIEAYQFNPNFVSDNALIERPIIALLPGSRKMEIEMLLPEMVDLYYLFPAHQFVIAGAPNFDEAYYKRYIGDLPIKVVFDQTYDLLKNAVAAVVTSGTATLEAGILQVPQVVVYRANKLTVWIARLVIKVRFISLVNLINDFLSVRELIQEDCHTRSIADELDELINKPEHRASVLENYALLNKKLGTAGASEKAAKLIVQYLTA